A region from the Lentimonas sp. CC4 genome encodes:
- a CDS encoding glycoside hydrolase family protein, with the protein MKLKHLFCAAATLGTFSQPAIAIEESEPAAISVEESEFVKSMVPGPFILPSPEGTWTWGMAPIYDDEGKVHVFNSIIPLKGGNWKNNSKVVHWVADKPEGPYELLGDVFVSKEASYHNPQISKVGDTYVLVFLLNRHNDANGSRQEVGIATAKSLMGPWTESPHNPVLAATEQNGQHASNPTLVVAPDGQFRIYHKTLGKRGLREISLATSDKIEGPYEVYEENPVLSYEDKKIDIEDPYAFYLNDMYYMIVEDRQDVKGMLEGTHPGKARPGGFRPGLIYQSKDGIDWGIPKVGYQTNEIYYGHELARSERPSILWKDGKPDYLFLACHDDDSTAGYILKINGWDGETFE; encoded by the coding sequence ATGAAACTAAAACACTTGTTCTGTGCCGCTGCGACGCTAGGCACCTTTTCTCAACCTGCAATCGCGATCGAAGAATCTGAGCCCGCTGCAATTTCCGTCGAAGAGTCGGAGTTTGTGAAATCGATGGTTCCTGGGCCTTTTATTCTGCCTTCCCCAGAAGGCACATGGACTTGGGGCATGGCTCCGATTTACGATGATGAGGGTAAGGTGCATGTCTTTAATTCCATTATTCCGCTGAAGGGCGGAAATTGGAAAAACAATAGTAAGGTCGTCCATTGGGTGGCGGATAAACCCGAGGGGCCTTATGAATTGCTTGGTGATGTATTTGTTAGTAAAGAAGCGAGCTACCATAATCCACAGATTTCAAAAGTGGGTGACACTTACGTTCTGGTGTTCTTGCTCAATCGTCACAACGATGCCAATGGATCCAGGCAGGAGGTGGGAATTGCCACTGCCAAATCACTGATGGGGCCGTGGACGGAGAGTCCGCATAATCCTGTGCTTGCCGCAACCGAACAAAACGGACAACACGCTTCCAATCCGACTCTCGTCGTCGCGCCGGACGGACAATTTCGCATTTACCACAAGACGCTGGGCAAGCGTGGTTTGAGGGAGATCTCTTTGGCGACCAGCGACAAGATCGAAGGCCCTTATGAGGTCTACGAAGAGAATCCCGTCCTGAGCTACGAGGACAAGAAAATCGACATCGAGGATCCCTACGCGTTCTACCTCAATGACATGTATTACATGATCGTGGAGGATCGACAGGATGTGAAAGGCATGCTGGAGGGCACTCATCCAGGTAAAGCAAGGCCCGGCGGCTTCCGTCCCGGCCTGATCTACCAATCCAAGGATGGAATCGATTGGGGTATCCCGAAAGTTGGCTATCAGACAAATGAGATTTACTATGGCCATGAACTAGCGCGTAGTGAGCGCCCGAGCATCTTGTGGAAAGACGGTAAGCCGGACTACCTTTTCCTCGCCTGCCACGATGATGATTCTACCGCTGGCTACATCTTGAAGATCAATGGCTGGGATGGCGAAACCTTCGAGTGA
- a CDS encoding arylsulfatase — MKKAIFALSISLLGAPFLSATVIEVSAAPDLSGSRPNIILVMTDDQGMGDLSCMGNPIVKTPHIDKFYEQSTRFTDYQVSPTCAPTRAAILSGQAPFKVGVTHTIYQRELMSLDTFTVAQALKSAGYATALFGKWHLGDDLPYLPQSRGFDEVLMHGAGGISQGAYGDFSQNSRNPYFDNVLLHNDTVVQTKGFCTDLFTDAALSWAHQKNTDQQPFFAFVAYNAPHAPFIAPEKYKKRFLEAGYDDKTAGRYGMIENLDDNFGRIMTQLEEWDILENTLVIFTTDNGMSNKGGKKNGKRFSYYNAGMKGTKSSGYEGGTHVPLFFYWKGVLSEGVDIDPLVSHFDLYPTFCELAGVELPEDIQTLDGLSLLPLLKSPTADFPKRTRFLHKARWKPGEREQSKYYHSAVRTERWRLVHNKELYDIQSDPGESTNVAADYPEVVQQLGKEFDLWWDSMLPFMINEGLPKVERSDFPFPKRYNRQLEERGIPEWSPPSYTDAK, encoded by the coding sequence ATGAAAAAAGCAATATTTGCATTGTCGATCTCTTTACTGGGTGCGCCCTTTTTGTCAGCAACAGTGATCGAAGTATCGGCGGCGCCGGATTTGTCGGGCAGTCGACCCAATATTATTTTGGTGATGACCGATGATCAGGGAATGGGGGATCTTTCCTGTATGGGGAATCCGATAGTGAAGACGCCACATATCGACAAGTTTTACGAACAGTCGACACGCTTTACGGATTATCAGGTCAGTCCGACCTGTGCACCGACGCGCGCGGCGATACTCAGCGGGCAAGCTCCTTTCAAGGTCGGTGTCACGCATACGATTTATCAACGAGAGCTCATGTCGTTAGACACATTTACCGTCGCTCAGGCATTGAAATCAGCAGGCTACGCGACCGCACTTTTTGGCAAATGGCACCTCGGTGATGATCTGCCGTATTTACCTCAGAGCCGTGGCTTTGATGAAGTGCTTATGCATGGTGCGGGGGGTATTAGTCAGGGGGCCTACGGTGATTTTTCCCAGAATTCACGAAACCCCTATTTTGATAATGTTCTACTGCACAATGATACCGTGGTGCAGACCAAAGGCTTCTGCACGGATCTCTTTACGGATGCAGCTCTCTCGTGGGCTCATCAAAAAAATACCGATCAGCAACCCTTCTTCGCATTTGTTGCATATAATGCGCCGCATGCACCCTTTATTGCGCCAGAGAAATACAAGAAGCGGTTTCTTGAGGCTGGCTATGATGATAAAACTGCTGGCCGTTACGGGATGATTGAAAATCTAGATGACAACTTTGGCCGCATCATGACGCAGCTCGAGGAATGGGATATTCTTGAAAACACCCTCGTGATTTTCACGACTGACAATGGCATGAGTAATAAAGGCGGAAAAAAGAATGGTAAGCGGTTTTCTTATTATAATGCAGGTATGAAGGGGACTAAATCATCGGGCTATGAAGGAGGCACGCACGTGCCGTTGTTTTTCTATTGGAAGGGGGTGCTTTCTGAGGGAGTGGATATCGATCCCTTAGTTTCTCATTTCGATTTATACCCTACCTTTTGTGAGTTGGCAGGGGTTGAACTTCCCGAGGATATACAGACCCTAGATGGGCTTTCGCTACTACCTTTATTGAAGTCCCCAACAGCAGATTTCCCTAAGAGAACTCGTTTCCTCCACAAGGCGCGCTGGAAACCTGGCGAACGTGAGCAGAGCAAGTATTACCACAGCGCTGTTCGCACCGAACGCTGGCGCTTGGTTCACAACAAAGAACTCTACGATATTCAATCCGATCCAGGGGAAAGCACGAATGTTGCAGCGGACTATCCTGAAGTGGTTCAGCAACTCGGGAAGGAATTTGATCTCTGGTGGGACAGTATGTTGCCGTTCATGATTAACGAAGGCTTACCCAAGGTCGAGAGGTCGGATTTCCCTTTTCCGAAGCGATATAATAGGCAGTTGGAGGAAAGGGGGATCCCTGAGTGGTCGCCGCCAAGTTACACGGATGCTAAGTGA
- a CDS encoding right-handed parallel beta-helix repeat-containing protein: MKTHLTLLSLALLSTSASALQAAEITVSPKGAIFSLEAARDAVRELRSEGERGDIDVIIESGVYALDETLIFDSRDSAPKGAVTRYKAAEGASPVISGGRVIDNWEASELQDGNIWTASVPWAKGDAFFHCLYDGSELLQRSQSPGFGANSDGHRKQYAGELEHRIRFTYNGDVLENKENLADLEIYGAPTRGWLRNFLGIASVDSAKKEAVLSVPATYSLFGGFVLENSVDYLDEPGEWAVDSQKGILYYWPKSGNPSNQITAPRLNELIRVEGVNDPSLAGLKDQPVEGIVFEGLTFSYADRQQWLPQDKGIQHDWNMWDKANGLIRFRGAARSAVHDCIFKDSGSDGVRLDLYCQDITVEGSYFTNLGGTGILLSGYGPGKKDVNQNNVIRNNEIVKVGQLFLHSPGIFVWQSGHNLIAHNHIHDLAYTGMVISGVRRRFFDPIFQEMGVKNPFTKWQFEKENREHSSTIRWDEITLDGDINDWNLYEPYMHARGNIIEFNEVHDCLKLLHDGNCIYLSGNGDGNIVRYNVNYNHPKGSLIRTDDDSHGATVYGNLLFGTMVSQGIAIKGLNTATGNVFVNSQLLTGGAGNTVDPDATLSRNVFYFTSRDVSNGFHYGLPKVKEGLDYNLYYHYKPGKAQELLDAQMAASRTKLVDRNSVVADPLFIDPIHGDFGFQPDSPALKLGIEPLPLAIVEKMGTFNDPFIKRFASGMPMHSLNGEHEVKGKKGKRPSELDL, translated from the coding sequence ATGAAAACACACTTAACACTTCTGTCGCTGGCATTGCTGTCAACAAGCGCATCAGCTCTGCAGGCTGCGGAGATTACTGTTTCGCCGAAGGGAGCGATTTTTAGTTTGGAGGCTGCGCGCGATGCGGTGCGTGAGCTTCGATCTGAAGGAGAGCGGGGGGATATTGATGTTATCATCGAATCGGGTGTTTATGCGCTCGACGAGACCTTGATTTTTGATTCGAGGGATTCCGCGCCCAAAGGAGCAGTGACTCGCTATAAGGCTGCCGAGGGAGCCAGCCCAGTAATCAGCGGTGGTCGGGTCATTGATAACTGGGAGGCGTCGGAACTACAGGATGGCAACATTTGGACGGCCAGTGTGCCATGGGCAAAGGGAGACGCTTTCTTTCACTGTCTATATGATGGCAGTGAGTTATTACAGCGTTCTCAATCGCCCGGCTTTGGTGCGAATTCGGACGGACACCGTAAACAATATGCCGGTGAGCTAGAGCATCGCATTCGCTTTACCTATAACGGTGATGTTTTAGAGAATAAGGAGAACCTTGCCGACTTAGAAATCTATGGAGCCCCCACGCGAGGCTGGTTGAGAAATTTCTTAGGGATAGCGTCGGTCGATTCTGCCAAGAAAGAGGCGGTGCTGAGTGTTCCCGCGACGTATAGTCTATTCGGCGGATTTGTGCTGGAAAATAGTGTCGATTACTTGGATGAGCCTGGTGAGTGGGCCGTAGATTCACAGAAAGGTATTCTCTACTATTGGCCGAAGTCAGGTAACCCGAGTAATCAGATTACAGCCCCTAGGCTAAATGAATTGATCCGGGTCGAGGGAGTCAATGATCCATCTTTGGCCGGACTAAAGGATCAGCCTGTCGAGGGCATTGTTTTTGAAGGGCTGACCTTTTCCTATGCCGACCGTCAACAGTGGTTGCCTCAGGACAAGGGAATACAACATGACTGGAACATGTGGGACAAGGCCAACGGGTTGATACGTTTCCGTGGTGCCGCACGCTCTGCTGTGCACGATTGTATCTTCAAAGATAGTGGCAGCGATGGCGTCCGCTTGGATCTTTATTGCCAGGATATTACAGTGGAGGGGTCGTATTTCACAAACCTTGGTGGCACGGGTATTTTGCTTTCTGGTTATGGTCCCGGTAAGAAAGACGTTAATCAGAACAACGTCATTCGAAATAATGAGATAGTGAAAGTGGGGCAGCTGTTTCTCCACTCACCGGGGATCTTCGTTTGGCAAAGTGGTCACAATTTGATCGCTCACAATCATATCCACGACCTTGCCTATACGGGAATGGTGATCTCCGGAGTGCGCCGCCGTTTCTTTGATCCTATTTTTCAGGAAATGGGTGTGAAGAACCCTTTTACCAAGTGGCAATTTGAAAAGGAGAACCGCGAACATTCCAGCACGATTCGTTGGGATGAAATTACCTTGGATGGAGATATTAATGATTGGAATCTTTACGAGCCCTACATGCATGCACGGGGTAATATCATCGAGTTTAATGAAGTGCATGATTGCTTGAAGCTGCTGCATGATGGTAACTGCATCTATTTATCCGGTAACGGAGATGGAAACATCGTGCGTTATAATGTGAACTATAACCATCCTAAGGGTTCCTTGATCCGAACCGACGACGATAGCCATGGAGCGACTGTCTACGGGAATTTGCTCTTTGGCACGATGGTGAGTCAGGGGATTGCAATTAAAGGTTTAAACACTGCTACGGGAAATGTATTTGTGAATAGCCAGCTATTGACGGGCGGTGCTGGCAACACGGTCGATCCAGACGCAACTCTCTCCAGAAATGTCTTCTACTTTACGAGTCGAGACGTGTCCAATGGGTTCCATTACGGTCTTCCTAAGGTAAAAGAAGGGCTCGATTATAACCTGTATTACCATTACAAACCAGGTAAAGCTCAAGAGCTGCTTGATGCCCAGATGGCTGCCAGTCGAACCAAGCTAGTGGATCGCAATAGTGTCGTTGCAGATCCGCTCTTTATCGACCCAATTCATGGGGACTTTGGTTTTCAGCCAGACTCACCCGCTTTGAAGCTTGGAATCGAACCGCTGCCACTCGCGATTGTCGAGAAGATGGGAACGTTTAACGATCCATTTATCAAGCGCTTTGCTTCGGGTATGCCGATGCACTCGCTGAATGGCGAACACGAAGTTAAAGGAAAAAAGGGGAAGCGCCCCTCTGAGTTGGATTTATAG
- a CDS encoding arylsulfatase, which translates to MKIHTIVCATLGILASGFLNAASSKSELTKPNIIVIYTDDQGYGDVSALNPEAKFQTPNLDRLVHEGIAFTNGHSADTVCTPSRYGLLTGRYPWRTKRKSGVLGAEAKCMIVDGRMTLASLLKENGYHTAMVGKWHLGMDFPGKRGKRDWTQPVLDMPLDKGFDYFYGIPASMNFGVLAWFEGRYAAVPPTLTTKKKKNPLYVDYRIIPPYDEKGGMEVAPDFIDNQCLTRFTDKAIEWMAGKAASAKSGEPFFLYLPYTSPHYPVCPLPEFQGQGEAGAYGEFVIETDYHVGRILEFLKAEGLDENTLIVYTSDNGPERSWPGRLKETGHDSRGGFQGGKRSPYEGGHRVPFLVRWPAGIEQPGRTWDQIVGQTDLLATFAELTGGTLPDNAGEDSQSFAAVLTDAKADFVRLPLINRGEDSGRYAITEGSWKLILQGNKNKQPELYDLATDPAETQNVAAQHPEKVTQLEKKITKIVAGGRTTAGTIQPNDTGYWKQLTWMTAEDYQGLSTSK; encoded by the coding sequence ATGAAAATACATACAATCGTATGTGCGACACTTGGCATTTTAGCCTCGGGATTTCTAAATGCGGCTTCGTCGAAGTCGGAGCTTACGAAGCCGAACATCATTGTCATCTACACCGATGATCAAGGCTATGGCGATGTCAGCGCGCTCAATCCGGAAGCGAAATTTCAGACGCCGAACCTAGATCGTTTGGTGCACGAAGGCATTGCTTTTACCAACGGGCATAGTGCGGATACGGTCTGCACGCCTTCGCGTTATGGATTGCTCACTGGTCGCTACCCATGGCGGACCAAGCGCAAGTCAGGTGTTTTGGGTGCGGAAGCCAAGTGCATGATCGTGGATGGTCGTATGACGCTGGCCTCCTTGTTGAAGGAGAACGGCTACCATACTGCCATGGTCGGCAAGTGGCACTTGGGGATGGATTTTCCGGGCAAAAGAGGGAAGCGCGATTGGACACAACCCGTGTTGGATATGCCCTTGGATAAGGGCTTTGACTATTTTTATGGAATCCCGGCTTCGATGAACTTCGGCGTGCTCGCATGGTTTGAGGGACGTTATGCGGCGGTGCCTCCGACTCTAACGACGAAGAAGAAAAAGAATCCACTTTATGTGGATTACCGTATCATTCCACCGTATGATGAAAAAGGCGGAATGGAGGTCGCGCCAGACTTTATTGATAACCAGTGCCTGACACGTTTCACGGATAAAGCCATCGAATGGATGGCGGGTAAAGCTGCGAGTGCGAAGTCTGGAGAGCCGTTCTTTTTGTATCTGCCTTACACGTCACCACATTACCCCGTGTGCCCTCTGCCAGAATTTCAAGGGCAGGGCGAAGCGGGTGCTTATGGGGAGTTCGTCATTGAGACAGATTATCATGTGGGTCGGATTCTTGAGTTTCTCAAAGCTGAAGGGCTGGATGAAAATACCTTGATCGTTTATACCAGCGATAATGGCCCCGAGCGCTCATGGCCCGGACGTCTTAAAGAGACAGGGCATGACAGTCGCGGTGGTTTTCAAGGTGGCAAACGTTCACCGTATGAAGGCGGGCATCGCGTGCCTTTCTTAGTTCGATGGCCAGCAGGTATTGAGCAACCCGGGCGCACCTGGGATCAAATTGTCGGTCAGACGGACTTGCTCGCAACCTTTGCTGAACTAACAGGAGGCACATTGCCCGATAATGCGGGTGAAGACAGCCAAAGCTTTGCGGCCGTGTTGACGGATGCGAAGGCGGACTTTGTTCGGCTGCCGCTGATCAACCGTGGTGAAGACAGCGGGCGTTACGCGATTACCGAGGGCAGCTGGAAGCTTATTTTACAGGGCAATAAAAACAAGCAGCCCGAATTATATGATCTAGCGACGGACCCCGCAGAAACCCAAAACGTGGCTGCTCAGCATCCAGAGAAAGTGACGCAACTGGAAAAGAAAATTACTAAGATCGTGGCAGGTGGCAGGACAACCGCTGGAACGATTCAGCCGAATGACACAGGCTATTGGAAGCAGCTCACCTGGATGACGGCAGAGGATTACCAGGGACTCTCGACATCCAAATGA
- a CDS encoding sulfatase-like hydrolase/transferase — protein sequence MKTYTSIIRFLLALPLLGQISLHAEQSAEAASKTLDDRPNLVFLMMDDQRWDTLGCYGRTDVLTPNIDKLAAEGVDLSHLVKGTQDMNQWRDAVLMENFFIEELYDLKADPHEQTNLVSNPEYADVLTQFRSKTQELYTLATD from the coding sequence ATGAAAACATATACTTCTATTATACGTTTTCTGTTGGCACTGCCACTCTTGGGGCAGATTTCCCTTCATGCGGAGCAATCCGCCGAGGCTGCGTCTAAGACTTTGGATGATCGCCCCAATCTCGTCTTTCTGATGATGGATGATCAGCGATGGGATACGCTCGGCTGCTATGGACGGACAGATGTTCTGACGCCAAATATCGACAAGCTCGCCGCAGAAGGTGTGGACTTGAGTCACTTGGTCAAAGGCACTCAGGACATGAATCAGTGGCGCGATGCCGTTTTAATGGAGAACTTTTTTATCGAAGAGCTCTATGATTTGAAAGCGGATCCACACGAGCAGACTAACCTTGTTTCAAATCCGGAATACGCAGACGTGCTGACTCAATTCAGGAGCAAAACCCAAGAACTTTACACCTTAGCAACAGATTAA
- a CDS encoding arylsulfatase, whose protein sequence is MKFKQLLSLALVALNASLSAAEKPNIIFIFADDMGYGDVQILNPERGKILTPHMDQLAREGMVFTDAHTSSAVCTPSRYGLLTGRYSWRTHLQEGVVWGFSPPLITDDRLTVGELLQENGYKTAMIGKWHLGMTMPTPDGVLPVGRKPKSLNILWDGVIKDGPADRGFDYFWGISASLDMEPYIYIENDRFMGEIKQDGKSRTAKGFSRVDVLPDIGRKTVEYIGEQDGEQPFFVYVPLTSPHTPIVPSKEWVGKSGIGKYGDFQMQTDAIIGQIVDAVDTAGLKENTLIIVSSDNGCSRAANFNKLEAQGHFPSAHLRGSKADLWEGGHRVPFIVRWPEVIDAGSQSDVLIGLTDFLATCADIVGADIPAGAAEDSVSFLPAFTGQPIETARTGIVHHSISGHFAYRSGKWKLLLARGSGGWSGPDEKSAPKDGPEGQLYDMEADPSETTNLYETHPEIVERLLAQIETIVYSGRSTPGDPSSNDVEDAVIKLWKNK, encoded by the coding sequence ATGAAATTTAAACAGTTATTATCACTGGCTTTGGTCGCTCTGAATGCATCGCTCTCAGCGGCTGAAAAGCCCAATATCATTTTTATATTCGCCGATGATATGGGCTATGGCGATGTGCAAATATTAAACCCAGAACGGGGTAAAATTCTGACGCCGCATATGGATCAGCTTGCACGGGAGGGCATGGTTTTTACGGATGCACATACCAGTTCAGCGGTCTGCACGCCGAGTCGATACGGCTTATTAACAGGGCGTTACAGCTGGCGCACCCACCTTCAAGAAGGAGTGGTCTGGGGCTTCAGTCCACCCTTGATTACAGACGATCGATTGACTGTCGGGGAGTTGTTGCAAGAGAATGGCTATAAGACAGCTATGATTGGGAAATGGCACCTAGGTATGACGATGCCCACGCCCGATGGCGTGCTTCCGGTTGGCAGAAAACCTAAGTCGCTGAACATCCTGTGGGACGGTGTGATTAAAGACGGACCGGCGGACCGGGGCTTTGATTACTTCTGGGGCATTTCCGCTTCGTTGGACATGGAACCTTACATTTACATCGAGAATGATCGATTCATGGGCGAGATCAAACAAGATGGTAAAAGCCGGACGGCGAAGGGGTTTAGTCGGGTAGATGTCTTGCCGGATATTGGCCGAAAGACGGTAGAATACATCGGCGAGCAGGATGGGGAGCAGCCGTTCTTCGTCTATGTGCCACTCACTTCGCCGCACACTCCGATCGTCCCCAGTAAGGAATGGGTGGGTAAGAGTGGAATCGGTAAATACGGAGACTTTCAAATGCAGACTGATGCGATTATTGGCCAAATCGTAGACGCTGTCGACACTGCCGGTTTGAAAGAAAATACATTGATCATTGTGAGTAGTGATAATGGCTGCTCTCGGGCTGCAAACTTCAATAAGCTCGAAGCGCAAGGCCACTTTCCCAGTGCTCATTTGCGTGGTTCGAAGGCAGATCTTTGGGAAGGGGGGCATCGTGTGCCTTTCATCGTCCGCTGGCCTGAGGTGATCGACGCGGGTAGTCAAAGCGATGTGCTGATAGGCTTAACTGATTTTCTAGCTACCTGCGCCGATATTGTGGGAGCTGACATACCTGCCGGTGCGGCGGAAGACAGTGTGAGCTTCTTGCCGGCATTCACGGGGCAGCCGATTGAAACCGCGCGCACTGGCATCGTGCACCACTCGATCAGTGGTCACTTCGCTTATCGCTCCGGCAAATGGAAGTTGTTGCTGGCTAGAGGGTCCGGTGGTTGGTCTGGTCCTGATGAGAAAAGTGCGCCCAAGGACGGACCCGAAGGGCAACTCTACGATATGGAGGCGGATCCGAGTGAGACGACAAACCTATATGAAACGCATCCAGAAATCGTGGAGCGACTTCTGGCTCAAATCGAGACCATTGTTTACAGCGGCCGAAGCACGCCAGGTGATCCCTCCAGTAACGACGTGGAGGATGCCGTCATCAAGCTTTGGAAGAATAAGTAA
- a CDS encoding alpha/beta hydrolase, which translates to MDINKVVKAAWITLIIALVCAWAPSKAYSKNQPSGGVEYYSWTLGYEPDETVIYSEPTKGKPLKLDCFLPEGHQPTDQRACVVFFFGGGWMGGDTEQFYGYSKYFASRGLVAISAQYRTRKSHKAIPQDCVEDGKDAIRYIRAHAKELGIDPNKIVVGGGSAGGHVAAATAMCPKIDATPESTVSCLPNALMLFNPVYDNGPGGYGHSRVKDYWEAISPMHNIVAGLPPTIVFFGDKDKHATVETINTFQKKMEDAGNPCETHIFEDQGHGFFHISKGGRAMFEDVLVKADAFLVKNGYLTGDDTVLEWTDETIAKLPDTNP; encoded by the coding sequence ATGGACATTAACAAAGTAGTTAAAGCGGCTTGGATTACTCTGATTATCGCCCTTGTTTGTGCGTGGGCTCCAAGCAAGGCATACTCCAAGAATCAACCCTCCGGAGGGGTAGAGTATTACTCGTGGACTCTAGGCTACGAGCCGGATGAAACCGTGATTTACTCAGAGCCGACCAAGGGCAAGCCCTTGAAGCTCGATTGTTTCCTCCCGGAAGGGCATCAACCAACGGATCAGCGAGCTTGTGTCGTTTTCTTCTTCGGCGGTGGCTGGATGGGTGGTGATACTGAGCAATTTTATGGCTACAGTAAATACTTTGCATCTAGAGGCTTAGTGGCGATTTCCGCCCAATACCGGACTCGGAAAAGCCATAAAGCTATTCCTCAGGACTGTGTCGAAGACGGTAAAGACGCCATCCGCTATATTCGCGCTCATGCTAAGGAGTTAGGGATCGACCCTAATAAAATTGTCGTTGGCGGAGGATCCGCCGGCGGGCATGTCGCTGCGGCCACTGCGATGTGTCCGAAAATTGACGCGACACCAGAAAGCACTGTTTCGTGTCTGCCAAATGCATTGATGCTGTTTAACCCAGTATACGATAATGGGCCGGGTGGATATGGCCATTCACGTGTGAAAGACTACTGGGAAGCGATTTCCCCGATGCATAATATTGTTGCTGGTCTACCGCCAACAATTGTCTTTTTTGGCGATAAGGACAAGCATGCTACCGTTGAGACGATTAACACGTTTCAGAAAAAAATGGAGGATGCTGGTAATCCGTGCGAGACTCACATTTTCGAGGATCAGGGGCACGGTTTCTTCCACATCAGCAAGGGCGGTAGAGCAATGTTTGAAGACGTGCTGGTTAAGGCCGATGCATTCTTGGTCAAGAATGGCTATCTGACTGGCGATGATACTGTCTTGGAGTGGACTGACGAAACAATCGCGAAACTTCCTGATACGAATCCTTAA
- a CDS encoding alpha-L-fucosidase, giving the protein MNPVFKIRNIVLLSALSCIPSLNAEPQFQERSEWQVPFVDAEWFNEAKFGMFIHWGLYSELGRGEWVMNRERIPIAEYKKLAAEFNPVKFDADEWVAIAKAAGMRYMTITSKHHDGFALFDSEVSDWNIVDATPFKRDVIKELSEACAKEGIKFGVYYSQAQDWTHTGGSMSRSGYWDPAQVNDHKQFREYVDTISIPQMKEVIEIGNISHLWFDTPIKVNPEIARKMVEEIRAAKPDVLLNSRLLYHGHQIEELTPEQLDELAEIGVDFLSYHDRKIPAKTFAEWPWETCMTLNGAWGYRESDNRWKSPKDVVQMLAQCASKGGNFLLNFGPTAEGVIPEDGVEVVKQVGDWLRINGESIYGTQGSKLRETGATKVGPGVNLDGSMKKEDPASKLSKHKVIEFDWLATSRPASAGQAAKIYLHIFKWPGESFEVEGITGTVSKAYFLADTDQSPLEFTQKEETFLLRLPSSAPDPIGTVVCLEF; this is encoded by the coding sequence ATGAACCCAGTTTTTAAAATCCGCAATATAGTGCTCTTGAGTGCTTTAAGCTGTATTCCTAGCTTGAACGCCGAGCCTCAGTTTCAAGAACGTTCAGAATGGCAGGTGCCCTTCGTCGATGCCGAATGGTTTAACGAGGCCAAGTTCGGAATGTTTATTCATTGGGGACTCTACTCCGAGCTCGGACGCGGGGAATGGGTGATGAACCGAGAGCGTATTCCCATCGCCGAATACAAGAAGTTGGCTGCTGAATTTAACCCTGTGAAATTTGACGCTGACGAGTGGGTCGCGATCGCCAAAGCCGCTGGTATGAGGTATATGACGATTACTAGCAAGCACCACGATGGTTTCGCGCTCTTTGACTCAGAGGTCAGTGATTGGAATATCGTCGATGCAACGCCGTTCAAGCGAGACGTGATTAAGGAGTTGTCAGAGGCATGTGCGAAGGAGGGGATCAAGTTTGGCGTCTATTATTCGCAAGCGCAGGATTGGACACACACCGGCGGATCAATGTCGCGCTCTGGCTACTGGGATCCGGCACAGGTCAATGATCACAAACAATTTAGAGAATATGTGGATACGATTTCCATTCCGCAGATGAAGGAAGTCATTGAGATTGGTAACATATCGCATCTCTGGTTCGATACGCCGATTAAAGTGAATCCCGAGATCGCCCGCAAGATGGTTGAAGAAATTCGTGCCGCTAAACCGGATGTCTTACTCAACAGTCGTTTGTTGTATCACGGGCATCAGATTGAAGAACTCACGCCAGAGCAATTAGATGAATTGGCAGAGATTGGCGTGGATTTCCTTTCCTATCATGATCGGAAGATTCCAGCTAAAACCTTTGCAGAATGGCCATGGGAAACCTGCATGACGCTGAATGGCGCATGGGGCTATCGTGAATCTGATAATCGATGGAAATCTCCGAAAGACGTGGTGCAAATGCTAGCACAGTGTGCCAGCAAGGGAGGCAACTTCTTGCTCAACTTTGGTCCTACCGCGGAGGGAGTGATCCCAGAGGACGGTGTGGAAGTTGTCAAGCAAGTGGGTGATTGGTTGCGAATCAATGGTGAGTCGATTTACGGCACGCAAGGTAGTAAGTTGCGCGAAACTGGAGCGACCAAGGTCGGGCCAGGAGTCAATCTGGATGGCAGCATGAAGAAGGAAGACCCAGCGTCCAAGCTATCGAAGCATAAAGTGATTGAGTTCGATTGGCTCGCGACATCGCGCCCTGCAAGCGCAGGTCAAGCGGCTAAAATTTATCTACATATCTTTAAGTGGCCGGGGGAATCTTTTGAGGTAGAAGGCATCACTGGCACCGTTAGCAAGGCATATTTTTTGGCAGATACAGATCAGTCACCACTGGAATTTACTCAAAAAGAAGAAACATTTTTGCTTCGTCTTCCATCGAGTGCGCCCGATCCGATCGGAACCGTTGTTTGTTTAGAATTTTAA